Proteins encoded together in one Terriglobia bacterium window:
- a CDS encoding GMC family oxidoreductase, producing MADELADVLVIGSGAAGGAVTKHLADLGAKVVCLEQGDWTKPDQYPSTRPDYEIQLHRGAFNFSPNVRRRPEDYPIVATGGNPPDILMFNAVGGSTIHYTGHFPRFHPSDFRVKTLDGVAEDWPITYQDLERYYDMNDREMGVAGLAGDPANPPRAPRPTPPLPIGILGDVITKGFDKLGWHWWVSDNAIISRAYDGRPGCDLHGKCMFGCSIGSKASTDVTYWPKALRKGAVLKTRARVREITVDTRGRVQAALYYDRLGKLHEQRARVVVVACNGVGTPRLLLNSKSNLFPQGIANSSGLVGKNFMLHPFRFLEGVFEERIDSYDGPFGIPAFSQQFYETDTSRGFLRGYTFFLERSFGPLHQAWGGFTSRPVPWGAEHHRVMRRRFPHIIRITVMGEDLPQEMNRVELDPNIKDSSGIPAPRVVYSYSANSLKILHHGGAMARRALEAAGVVEVLDSGVIAPAFHLMGTARMGSDPKSSVVNQWHQAHDVPNLFVVDGSSFTTGAAVNPTSTIGALALRCAEGIWDRRREWS from the coding sequence ATGGCGGATGAGCTCGCGGATGTGCTGGTGATCGGCTCGGGTGCGGCGGGCGGGGCTGTAACCAAGCACCTTGCGGACTTGGGCGCAAAGGTCGTTTGTCTCGAACAGGGCGACTGGACGAAACCCGATCAGTACCCCTCCACACGTCCCGATTACGAAATCCAACTGCATCGCGGCGCGTTCAATTTCAGCCCCAATGTTCGCCGCCGGCCGGAGGACTACCCTATTGTGGCGACGGGCGGAAATCCTCCCGATATTCTGATGTTTAATGCGGTGGGGGGTAGCACCATCCATTATACCGGTCACTTCCCGCGCTTTCATCCTTCCGACTTCCGCGTTAAGACCCTTGACGGTGTGGCAGAGGATTGGCCCATCACCTACCAGGACCTCGAACGTTATTACGACATGAATGACCGGGAGATGGGGGTGGCAGGTTTGGCGGGAGACCCTGCGAACCCTCCGCGCGCACCCCGGCCGACGCCGCCCCTGCCTATCGGAATTCTGGGGGACGTCATCACCAAAGGGTTCGACAAGCTGGGGTGGCACTGGTGGGTTTCTGATAACGCCATCATCTCCCGCGCCTACGACGGCCGCCCAGGCTGCGATCTGCACGGCAAGTGTATGTTCGGGTGCTCGATTGGCTCAAAGGCCTCGACCGACGTCACCTACTGGCCCAAAGCGCTTCGCAAAGGCGCCGTGCTGAAGACGCGAGCGAGAGTGCGAGAGATTACGGTGGACACCCGCGGCCGTGTGCAGGCAGCGCTGTATTATGATCGCCTTGGAAAGCTCCATGAACAGCGGGCCCGGGTGGTGGTGGTCGCCTGCAACGGAGTTGGCACGCCGCGGCTGCTGCTGAATTCAAAATCGAACCTTTTCCCGCAGGGTATCGCCAATTCCTCAGGATTGGTGGGGAAGAACTTCATGCTCCATCCCTTCCGCTTTCTGGAAGGGGTCTTTGAAGAGCGCATCGACAGTTACGACGGCCCTTTCGGAATCCCCGCCTTCAGCCAGCAGTTCTATGAGACTGATACAAGCCGGGGCTTCCTGCGCGGGTATACATTCTTCCTGGAGAGGAGCTTCGGTCCTTTGCACCAGGCCTGGGGCGGATTCACGAGCCGTCCTGTTCCATGGGGAGCCGAACATCACCGTGTGATGCGCCGTCGATTCCCTCACATCATTCGAATCACTGTGATGGGAGAGGATTTGCCACAGGAAATGAACCGTGTTGAACTCGATCCTAATATCAAGGACTCAAGCGGCATTCCGGCCCCACGGGTCGTCTACAGTTACAGCGCCAATAGCCTCAAGATACTGCACCATGGGGGGGCGATGGCGCGGCGGGCGCTTGAAGCGGCTGGAGTTGTTGAAGTGCTTGACAGCGGCGTCATCGCTCCGGCTTTCCATCTGATGGGTACTGCGCGCATGGGCAGCGATCCCAAGAGTTCCGTTGTCAATCAATGGCACCAGGCGCATGACGTCCCTAACCTTTTCGTTGTTGACGGCAGCTCCTTCACCACCGGCGCTGCTGTCAATCCCACTTCCACAATCGGTGCGCTCGCGCTCCGCTGCGCAGAGGGCATTTGGGACCGCCGCAGGGAGTGGTCATGA
- a CDS encoding gluconate 2-dehydrogenase subunit 3 family protein: MKRNWTRRKFLESTLKGSIAASGAVTAGIIIPAEGRAGYAGQQSSDTFDVQQRNLLRAAMDEIIPAGDGMPAASEVGGVEYLTRIAHENPKIKKDLLHSLGMLSELSRKGLGKEFTSLIHPERVEALKKFEALRPRQNFAKLRDYIYEAYYTQPKVWTQLGYSFHPTNSAGPRMKPFDPSSLDRVRKMGKLYREVS, translated from the coding sequence ATGAAACGCAATTGGACGCGCCGTAAGTTTCTTGAAAGCACGCTTAAAGGCTCGATCGCGGCGAGCGGAGCCGTAACGGCAGGCATTATCATTCCGGCAGAGGGTCGCGCTGGCTATGCGGGGCAACAAAGCTCCGACACTTTTGATGTGCAACAGCGCAACTTGCTGCGCGCCGCGATGGACGAGATCATTCCCGCCGGCGACGGCATGCCAGCGGCAAGCGAGGTGGGAGGCGTGGAGTATCTCACCCGCATCGCGCACGAAAACCCGAAGATCAAGAAAGACCTGCTGCATAGCCTCGGCATGCTTTCGGAGCTAAGCCGCAAAGGCCTGGGCAAGGAATTTACTTCGCTGATTCATCCGGAGCGCGTCGAGGCGCTGAAGAAATTCGAAGCACTGCGGCCGAGACAGAATTTCGCGAAGCTGCGCGACTACATATACGAAGCCTACTATACCCAGCCGAAAGTCTGGACGCAGCTCGGCTACTCGTTCCATCCAACCAACTCGGCCGGGCCCAGGATGAAGCCGTTTGACCCATCTTCGCTCGACCGCGTGCGCAAGATGGGCAAACTTTATCGGGAGGTTTCTTGA
- a CDS encoding ATP-binding protein, with protein sequence MMFASSLRGRMMLMFCAVVGILLVACSSGLYVLLSREVYSQLDQQLQEAARPVIADLLTDSLTERDVDQLDISGEYFELSDSSGHVLQRSHNLQMGTIPLTPTVFRGNQPSFLRIDNTPDGSLRVAAIPFQFNKNYFVLTVAVSTREADHILASFRGIIFLILPLSLVLTASVSAWYVGKSLAPIATFTRHAELMAERASGLYQPNLWQPLPVKAPRDELSRLAETFNQLFERVASAVGQSRQFVSDAAHELRTPLSVLRGESELLLFEPRTQRQYQESLRAIDAELKHLSKIVEGLFTLAMADAGQLRLANEPVYLNEILEGACALLSPMAGLKHITINRNLSQDFPYAGDETFLRQLFVVFLENAIKFSPPSATIQVELEQSNGTLQARFRDHGVGIASEHLAHIFKRFYRAASSSSPDFKVEAAPSGGLGLAIALAITSAMGGWIDCHSMPCSGSIFTVNLPLQR encoded by the coding sequence ATGATGTTCGCCTCGTCTTTACGTGGCCGCATGATGCTAATGTTTTGCGCGGTTGTCGGCATTCTGCTGGTAGCGTGCTCTTCGGGACTCTATGTGCTTTTGTCACGTGAAGTGTATAGCCAGTTAGACCAGCAACTGCAGGAAGCAGCCCGCCCCGTTATCGCTGATCTCCTGACGGACTCTCTTACCGAAAGGGATGTAGACCAATTAGATATTTCCGGCGAATATTTCGAGCTCTCAGACTCTTCAGGTCATGTCTTGCAGCGCTCCCACAACCTTCAGATGGGAACGATACCTCTGACCCCGACGGTATTCAGGGGCAATCAGCCGAGTTTCCTGAGAATCGACAACACCCCTGACGGCAGTCTACGTGTTGCTGCAATTCCCTTTCAATTTAACAAGAACTACTTTGTGCTGACGGTTGCGGTTTCAACCCGCGAGGCCGATCATATCCTTGCGAGTTTTCGCGGCATAATCTTCCTGATTTTGCCTTTGAGCCTGGTGCTGACTGCCAGTGTTTCGGCGTGGTATGTTGGGAAGAGCCTGGCGCCGATCGCCACATTTACTCGGCACGCCGAACTTATGGCCGAGCGCGCGTCTGGGCTTTATCAGCCAAACCTGTGGCAGCCATTACCTGTCAAGGCCCCTCGCGACGAATTAAGCCGGTTGGCGGAAACGTTTAATCAACTCTTCGAACGCGTTGCGTCCGCCGTTGGGCAGTCGAGGCAGTTTGTTTCTGATGCCGCGCATGAGCTCCGGACACCTCTCTCAGTGTTGCGAGGTGAATCGGAGCTTTTGCTTTTTGAACCGAGGACACAACGGCAGTACCAGGAATCGTTACGCGCGATCGATGCCGAACTGAAACACCTGAGCAAAATCGTGGAAGGCCTCTTCACGCTCGCTATGGCTGATGCCGGACAACTCCGGCTTGCGAACGAACCGGTTTATCTCAACGAGATACTGGAAGGGGCATGTGCGCTGCTAAGCCCAATGGCAGGGCTGAAACACATCACCATCAACCGCAACTTGAGTCAGGATTTCCCTTACGCGGGCGATGAAACCTTCTTAAGGCAACTTTTTGTGGTTTTTCTCGAGAATGCCATCAAGTTTTCGCCACCGTCAGCGACCATACAGGTCGAGTTGGAACAGAGCAACGGAACACTGCAGGCACGATTCCGGGACCACGGCGTTGGAATTGCTTCGGAACACCTAGCCCATATCTTCAAGCGTTTCTATAGAGCTGCGTCCTCCAGCTCGCCTGACTTTAAGGTTGAGGCGGCGCCGAGCGGTGGGCTTGGTCTGGCTATTGCACTCGCAATTACGAGCGCTATGGGAGGCTGGATAGACTGCCACAGCATGCCCTGCAGCGGTTCAATCTTCACCGTAAACCTCCCTCTTCAAAGGTAA
- a CDS encoding response regulator transcription factor has protein sequence MRILLIEDERKVASFVARALREKSYAVDIAESGEKGLEMATGAPYDAILLDVRLPGMNGISVCRKMREEGIETPILMLTARVLVEERVQGLNAGADDYLTKPFALAELEARVQALIRRGFGKSAATLQYAGLELDRHRRRAKRGELAIPLTSREFALLEFLMLRAPDAVTRSEIIEHVWDCHFDSETNLVEVYINRLRQKIDQGHANRLIHTIHGLGYCMRVEE, from the coding sequence ATGCGCATTTTGCTGATTGAAGACGAACGGAAGGTGGCAAGTTTTGTTGCCCGCGCGCTGCGTGAAAAGTCTTATGCGGTGGATATTGCTGAATCGGGCGAGAAGGGTTTGGAAATGGCTACGGGGGCGCCTTATGACGCCATTCTTCTGGACGTCAGATTGCCGGGGATGAATGGGATTTCGGTATGCCGCAAAATGCGAGAGGAAGGCATTGAAACTCCAATCCTTATGCTAACAGCACGAGTTCTTGTAGAAGAGCGAGTTCAGGGCCTGAACGCTGGCGCTGACGACTATCTGACCAAACCTTTTGCGCTGGCCGAACTGGAAGCCCGGGTCCAGGCGCTCATCCGGCGGGGATTCGGTAAGTCTGCGGCAACGCTGCAGTATGCTGGCCTTGAGCTGGACCGGCATCGCCGTCGGGCAAAACGGGGCGAACTGGCAATTCCTTTGACTTCTCGGGAGTTTGCCTTGCTGGAATTCTTGATGCTCCGCGCGCCAGATGCCGTAACTCGTAGCGAAATTATTGAGCACGTGTGGGATTGTCACTTTGACAGCGAAACAAATCTTGTGGAGGTCTATATTAACCGGCTTCGGCAGAAAATCGACCAAGGCCACGCTAATAGGCTAATCCATACCATTCATGGACTTGGATACTGCATGCGAGTTGAGGAATGA
- a CDS encoding DUF3320 domain-containing protein, protein MLFTSSRHAPEKAISFTPDGQHSAAETFLLEIWRFPVAGDSSGRIAHFGFSATGSIQMSRVAQRVEEWKRKIVDLSRRNRSLYFARTRASTLKIIDPTIADIFNRLANEEKHWQFFMPPDENETLTVAANSHDLQPLLLKPAGGDQPGSPGGGASLDRRNDELVTDVKDGARLRAILRNLYRRSRTDFEERGVRILFITFGTLEWKEIEQSEIIKSPILLVPVELRRDSVNDPFELWPADEEIVVNPALAVKLSDDFKIELPPVPDDWEVAPLEKFLNVFRSQIAKYEWTVSDDCWLGLFSFHKLVIYHDLKSHGSALEAHSIVRCLCEEGKESPASEPPDPRELDKKISPDTSFLVADADSSQLVCIEAVKAGNNLVIQGPPGTGKSQTITNLVSEFIARGKSVLFVSEKMAALEVVSDRLQKAGLDHYCLQLHSHKANKREVIQELYKTHSEQLQPKKGLTDFEAKQLVERRKKLNDYVHSLHLVRRPFGCSAFDVLGSVAQLNDVAYVPTGVFDASLLTPESFDGAEQLAKRLEPLWQVAVAGRNFLWFGCTVMAFSLAIKTELQGEIAGCMASVSALRQSSARLANLLGLEEPLTLPAVEWLLKTSRMLSNCPGIEQQWVLSSSLPEITKETERYLGLKKIHNEHRDALDSMYTAALMSLPANLCDRLNRALQKLTTIVGRSLLDDTSFVMNRGLLLEWAQQLSIRALSWIRDGNILQQSLGLNSDLNLPRLRQLVSIAELCESEDRPDDKWLELTRQRDVAQSLPSIREGFDSRNNERKALLAEYEPEILELPVKSLIEKFSGPYSSILRIFRPSYFRSKRQIRRLHKDGKLPSSILTDLRRVQALKDREERLIKEFSQYKELLGGYFRGFETDFDRVSRALGNSQELVRLAALQPLPSQFIHQASARGLATIELRTTGPRLKESIADWEKKLPQAKPYLSPNFSDGPEMPIAERPLEELKMWSEEVGDALRQFCDLMDTILPCARSSDGITCQRIMSDLEHLSELRTIEVETAAESQRLKEHFGHRFVGIETAWDEVLTAVQWATEFRAHMGNREIPQSLLGILIAGKENAPTHEALDGDLNRVRIGLQTLGRSFVSGYPAAEGTPLLEADFVAMLSRLREMSQQIETLRDWVDFCELEHGFQAFGLEEFFENLTTKHLSLRASDLPSVLRRSLLQAWLNFQFADDPCLGAFRGENHERLIAEFRELDRKHWEQGVHSVIREINRLRPASSVVIPGGELGVLLKEANKQRRHLPLRKLFVLIPNLLTQLKPCLLMSPISVSQFLDPEKMKFDLVIFDEASQLRSEDAICSVYRGKQLVVCGDNRQLPPTTFFEQGMSDDLSDESDDPNAMEAFDVFDSVLDACAAVMPQRQLKWHYRSEHESLIAFSNSIFYDFSLITFPSWLQEDEAFGVKFVFVPDGVYDRGGKRDNVREAEKVVGLVEEHLLRYPDQSLGVVTFNVSQADTIENHLEQFRRQKPELERYFAADRFEKFFVKNLESVQGDERDVLIFSVGYGKDRFGRITMNFGPLNGNGGERRLNVAVTRARKKVIVVSSIRASDFDLSEVNREGVRVLHRYLDFAERGPDALAMRIEEGEFESPFEQSVATKIRSFGFTVVPQVGCSSFRVDLGVVDPSNPGRFILGVECDGASYHSSATARDRDRIRQQILERLGWRIHRIWSPDWVTRNDLEVGRLRQAIETALEELKGTRRFSLMHVSNGPNLGNEPIVIEREISEAEEKFVLPTWVQTYRVCMVRAPQTRLQFHDPDAQPLLKRMMSQIVDIEGPIHKDLAATRLAQAWELERVGERMMNAVKSAWRSLSREKLLRIQGEFLWPAAETFQVAVRHPNPEDGRSRRSIEKIPTEEITVALKKLTSDSLSIERDKLLLYVARIFGFERTGNHIQRLLVNTLKELLNSRELVLLEDRVSLPN, encoded by the coding sequence TTGTTGTTTACATCGTCTAGACATGCACCGGAGAAAGCGATATCTTTTACCCCCGACGGTCAGCACAGTGCTGCCGAGACTTTTCTCTTGGAAATCTGGCGCTTCCCCGTCGCTGGCGATAGCAGCGGAAGGATTGCACATTTCGGTTTTAGCGCCACAGGTTCAATTCAGATGAGTCGGGTTGCCCAGCGCGTTGAGGAGTGGAAGCGAAAGATAGTTGATCTTTCTCGCCGGAACCGATCCCTGTATTTCGCGCGGACGCGTGCATCAACCCTGAAGATCATCGACCCCACGATCGCTGACATTTTTAACCGCCTTGCGAATGAAGAGAAGCACTGGCAATTCTTTATGCCGCCAGACGAGAATGAGACGCTTACCGTAGCTGCCAATTCACACGATTTACAACCTCTGTTGCTCAAACCGGCAGGCGGCGACCAGCCTGGATCACCGGGGGGTGGGGCCTCTCTGGATCGCCGAAACGATGAGCTTGTGACAGATGTTAAGGATGGCGCAAGGCTCCGCGCCATCTTGCGGAACCTTTATCGCCGGTCTCGAACGGATTTTGAGGAGCGCGGAGTTCGAATTCTGTTCATCACATTCGGCACGCTGGAGTGGAAGGAAATCGAGCAAAGCGAAATTATAAAGTCACCGATACTCTTGGTACCGGTGGAGCTCAGGCGAGACTCGGTGAATGACCCCTTCGAACTGTGGCCAGCTGATGAGGAAATCGTTGTCAATCCTGCACTCGCTGTAAAGCTCAGTGATGATTTCAAGATCGAACTGCCGCCCGTTCCTGATGATTGGGAGGTAGCTCCACTTGAAAAATTCCTTAATGTCTTCCGAAGTCAAATAGCGAAATACGAGTGGACAGTCAGCGACGATTGTTGGTTGGGACTGTTTTCCTTCCACAAGCTGGTCATTTATCACGATCTGAAAAGTCACGGTAGTGCGCTCGAAGCGCATTCGATTGTCCGATGCTTATGCGAAGAAGGAAAGGAGTCTCCCGCGAGTGAGCCGCCAGACCCACGCGAACTAGATAAGAAGATTTCACCGGACACGAGCTTTCTTGTCGCGGACGCAGATAGTAGTCAATTGGTTTGCATCGAGGCAGTCAAAGCAGGGAACAACCTGGTCATCCAGGGCCCGCCGGGAACCGGGAAAAGTCAGACGATTACGAATTTGGTTTCAGAATTCATTGCCAGAGGGAAAAGCGTTCTGTTTGTAAGTGAAAAGATGGCGGCGCTTGAAGTTGTCTCCGACCGACTTCAAAAGGCCGGACTTGACCATTATTGCCTCCAACTCCACAGTCACAAGGCCAACAAGCGCGAAGTAATTCAGGAGCTCTATAAGACGCACTCAGAGCAGCTTCAGCCGAAGAAAGGCCTAACGGATTTTGAGGCAAAGCAGCTCGTTGAGAGACGCAAGAAACTGAATGACTACGTTCATTCGCTTCACTTGGTTCGCCGGCCGTTCGGATGTAGTGCCTTCGATGTCCTGGGATCGGTCGCTCAACTAAACGACGTTGCCTATGTTCCGACTGGCGTATTCGACGCATCCCTCCTTACCCCAGAGAGCTTCGATGGTGCGGAACAGCTGGCCAAGCGGTTGGAGCCTCTTTGGCAAGTAGCAGTGGCCGGTCGGAATTTCCTGTGGTTTGGCTGTACGGTTATGGCCTTCTCCCTGGCAATCAAAACTGAGCTACAAGGGGAAATCGCCGGATGCATGGCGTCTGTCTCCGCGCTACGGCAAAGTTCAGCCCGTCTCGCGAATTTGCTCGGTTTAGAAGAACCGCTAACACTCCCCGCCGTCGAGTGGCTGTTGAAGACTTCCCGGATGCTCTCCAATTGCCCAGGTATCGAACAGCAGTGGGTCCTCAGTTCGAGCCTACCTGAAATCACGAAAGAAACGGAGCGATATCTGGGGCTCAAGAAAATCCACAATGAGCATCGAGATGCTCTGGATTCTATGTACACTGCGGCCTTGATGTCGCTCCCTGCTAATCTCTGTGATCGCCTCAATCGCGCGCTGCAGAAATTGACCACGATTGTGGGCCGGTCTCTGTTGGACGATACAAGCTTTGTCATGAATCGAGGGTTGCTGCTTGAATGGGCACAGCAGCTTTCAATACGTGCATTGAGCTGGATCAGGGACGGCAATATCCTTCAGCAGTCCTTGGGGCTGAACAGCGACCTGAATCTCCCACGTCTTCGCCAACTCGTGAGCATCGCGGAGTTATGTGAGTCCGAGGATAGGCCCGATGACAAATGGCTGGAATTGACTAGGCAGAGAGATGTGGCACAATCGTTGCCCTCCATTCGAGAGGGCTTCGACAGCAGGAACAATGAGAGAAAAGCCCTGCTTGCCGAATATGAGCCGGAGATTCTCGAACTGCCGGTCAAGAGTTTAATCGAAAAGTTTTCAGGGCCTTATTCCTCCATTCTCCGAATTTTCCGTCCCTCCTACTTCAGGTCCAAACGACAAATCAGACGCCTCCATAAAGACGGAAAGCTTCCATCGTCAATCCTTACCGACCTCCGCAGGGTACAGGCCCTAAAGGACCGAGAGGAGCGACTCATTAAAGAATTCTCCCAGTACAAGGAGTTGCTTGGCGGTTACTTCAGGGGTTTCGAAACGGACTTTGATCGTGTGTCGCGAGCCTTGGGTAATTCACAGGAATTGGTCAGGTTGGCAGCTTTGCAGCCACTTCCCAGTCAATTTATCCATCAAGCGTCCGCCCGAGGCCTCGCTACGATTGAATTGCGCACTACAGGGCCGCGTCTGAAGGAAAGCATAGCTGACTGGGAAAAGAAACTCCCCCAAGCCAAACCATATCTCTCCCCGAATTTCTCGGATGGTCCCGAAATGCCGATAGCGGAAAGACCACTAGAGGAATTGAAAATGTGGTCCGAAGAAGTTGGAGACGCATTGAGACAATTCTGCGACCTGATGGACACAATCTTACCTTGTGCACGGTCTTCCGACGGCATCACGTGTCAACGAATTATGAGTGACCTTGAGCACCTGAGTGAGTTGCGAACGATCGAAGTAGAGACCGCTGCGGAGTCTCAACGCCTGAAGGAGCATTTTGGCCATCGGTTCGTAGGAATAGAGACGGCATGGGACGAGGTTCTCACGGCAGTTCAATGGGCTACGGAATTCCGGGCTCACATGGGGAACAGAGAAATCCCCCAGAGTCTTCTGGGCATATTGATCGCGGGAAAAGAAAACGCTCCCACGCATGAGGCATTGGATGGTGACCTAAACCGAGTTCGAATCGGTCTCCAAACATTGGGACGAAGCTTTGTAAGCGGCTATCCTGCGGCGGAGGGAACTCCGCTTTTAGAGGCTGACTTTGTTGCCATGCTGTCACGTCTGCGCGAGATGTCTCAGCAGATTGAAACACTCAGGGATTGGGTTGACTTTTGTGAACTAGAGCATGGCTTCCAGGCTTTCGGGCTCGAAGAATTCTTTGAGAACCTGACGACAAAACACCTGTCTCTTCGCGCAAGTGATCTTCCGAGTGTCCTGAGAAGGTCATTGCTTCAGGCGTGGTTGAATTTCCAATTCGCCGATGATCCCTGCCTCGGGGCATTCCGTGGTGAGAACCACGAAAGACTCATTGCGGAATTTCGCGAGCTAGACAGAAAGCATTGGGAGCAAGGCGTCCATAGCGTCATAAGGGAAATCAATCGCCTGCGACCAGCATCGAGTGTGGTAATCCCAGGAGGAGAACTTGGTGTACTGTTGAAGGAGGCAAACAAACAGAGACGCCACCTTCCGCTCCGAAAACTGTTCGTCCTTATCCCGAATTTATTGACGCAATTGAAGCCTTGCTTGCTGATGAGCCCAATTTCGGTCAGCCAGTTTCTTGACCCCGAAAAAATGAAATTCGATCTCGTGATTTTTGATGAAGCTTCCCAACTGAGATCAGAGGATGCGATTTGTTCCGTTTATCGGGGGAAGCAGTTGGTGGTGTGCGGGGACAACAGGCAACTGCCGCCAACAACATTCTTTGAACAAGGGATGTCGGATGATCTGTCCGACGAATCGGACGATCCTAATGCAATGGAGGCTTTTGATGTATTCGACAGCGTCCTCGACGCTTGCGCGGCGGTAATGCCACAGCGCCAATTAAAATGGCACTACCGAAGCGAGCATGAATCTTTGATTGCGTTTTCGAACTCCATTTTTTATGACTTTAGCCTGATAACCTTCCCGTCGTGGTTGCAAGAGGATGAGGCTTTCGGCGTTAAATTCGTTTTTGTTCCTGACGGTGTGTATGACCGTGGTGGGAAAAGAGATAACGTACGGGAGGCAGAGAAAGTTGTCGGCTTGGTGGAAGAGCATCTCTTGCGATATCCAGACCAATCGCTCGGTGTAGTGACGTTCAACGTTTCCCAGGCCGATACAATCGAGAATCACCTTGAGCAGTTCCGACGACAAAAGCCGGAGCTTGAGCGATACTTCGCCGCCGACAGGTTCGAGAAGTTTTTTGTGAAAAACCTGGAGAGCGTGCAGGGGGATGAGCGGGATGTTCTCATCTTTAGCGTCGGATATGGTAAAGACAGGTTTGGTCGCATCACGATGAACTTCGGCCCCTTGAACGGCAATGGAGGTGAGCGGCGATTGAACGTCGCAGTTACTCGCGCTCGAAAGAAGGTGATTGTTGTTAGCTCGATTCGCGCCTCTGATTTTGACCTTAGTGAAGTTAACAGGGAAGGCGTCCGAGTACTCCACCGCTATTTGGATTTCGCAGAGCGAGGTCCAGATGCCCTTGCCATGCGAATCGAGGAAGGCGAGTTCGAGTCCCCATTCGAACAATCAGTGGCAACAAAGATTCGCAGCTTTGGCTTTACCGTTGTTCCCCAGGTGGGATGTAGTTCATTTCGAGTTGACCTTGGGGTAGTTGACCCGTCAAATCCAGGCAGATTCATACTGGGTGTTGAATGCGATGGCGCTTCATACCATTCATCCGCAACCGCAAGAGATCGGGACCGCATTCGTCAGCAGATTCTTGAGAGACTTGGCTGGAGAATCCATCGAATTTGGTCTCCAGATTGGGTAACCCGCAATGACCTCGAAGTTGGCCGGCTCAGACAAGCAATCGAAACTGCCCTTGAAGAGCTAAAGGGAACGCGACGATTTTCGCTGATGCATGTTTCGAACGGGCCGAATCTGGGTAACGAGCCGATTGTCATTGAAAGAGAGATCTCTGAAGCTGAAGAGAAGTTCGTGCTTCCAACCTGGGTACAAACGTACAGAGTGTGCATGGTCCGGGCACCACAGACGCGCTTGCAATTCCATGATCCTGATGCTCAGCCACTCTTGAAGCGTATGATGTCTCAAATCGTTGACATAGAAGGCCCGATCCACAAAGACTTGGCAGCCACACGCTTGGCGCAAGCGTGGGAATTAGAACGTGTCGGCGAGCGAATGATGAATGCGGTCAAATCCGCATGGAGATCTCTTAGCCGAGAGAAACTACTACGAATTCAAGGCGAGTTCCTCTGGCCCGCAGCGGAAACCTTTCAGGTAGCAGTCAGACACCCAAACCCAGAGGATGGCCGGTCACGACGCTCAATCGAGAAAATTCCAACCGAAGAAATCACTGTGGCGTTAAAAAAACTCACAAGCGATAGCTTGAGTATCGAACGTGACAAGTTGCTTTTGTATGTGGCACGGATTTTCGGTTTCGAGCGAACTGGGAATCATATTCAGAGGTTGCTCGTAAATACACTCAAGGAACTACTGAATTCGCGCGAACTTGTTCTCTTGGAAGATCGCGTGTCGCTTCCGAATTAA